Part of the Amia ocellicauda isolate fAmiCal2 chromosome 18, fAmiCal2.hap1, whole genome shotgun sequence genome, TATTATTAAACCTAAAATAACTTGTATTGTTTTACATCTGGATGAATGTTAGATCAGACTTGTGAGAATTAATTTATCTGCATGAAATATTGTAGCTCTGAAGAAACATTAAAGCAGGTATACAATATACAGAAGTACAGAAAACCCACGATACACAGCACAAAACGATCTGTTTTCATAATGCCAATATTATAACAACTCAGACCAtattagaaaaacaaattaacacaaATAACTCCCACTGCAAGACGTGGAGTAAATTTAACACATTCCAGATTAGAGACAAGATGATATAGagaaatttaattaataaatatattaactttgtttaaaatgttttgaacagGAAACACCGACATGTGTTGCCTTAATGTCCACAGGTGAGAGACCATTAACTTTATTCTGACAAACAATAAGATGCTTTTCATGTGTTgatatttaatccataatttgCTGCTCATTGAAAGACaaatgctttacatatgctttacAATGGAAATACTCTCTGTATTGTCCCATTAAAGCAAACACTGTGTGTTATAGATTGTAATATTTACACAATGTTTGTGTTCTGCAGTTGTTATAGCAGTGTAGTGACTCTTGCACATTCACAGGCATGCTTTTTGTACAGAGGGATTGGGACAGGACATTTATAAagttaataatgaataattgtAAGTCTCTACTTAACCTGGAGCATATTACCAACGAATAAGTATACTTTCAGAAAGCAGCCTTTCAAAAGAAATGAATTGCCTTAGCACAACATTATGGGCTTGGTTTTCCAGAGGTGGTCAGTTGTTTTAAGGGATATATCTATTAACTCTCAAAGACCTGAATATGTTGGTGAAAACAAAAGGCTTGatcacattatattttataatgtattttataagcTGAAGTGGTGTAGAGCACAAATTGCCAGTtccactgttaaaataaactgtagcgACCAGCATATTGTGTTGGTTTAATCAATAAGAATTGATGTAAAGTGGTGATTCTTTAACTCTCCTCCCTCTGAAGATCCCGAGCCTTCAGAGTCTGGTCAGTTCTGTCAGGCCATAAAATGCATCaaagatgtgctgtgttgtctCTAAAGTCCACTTTCTTGATAGAGAGTCATTCAGGAGATGGAACCTGCACCAGCCCGCCCCCCAACACAGCTCACCATCAAAGACGACATGAGGTCGTACATCCCCTGACAGCTACCTGAGGAGCTGCGAATCATCAGCCGATGTATCTATCCCAATGTGAGATCCACTAATGAGTAACATACCACAAGGGCCCAGACCATGTCCCACAGCTGGAAGTAAGACAATCAGTGGAATATCTAAGTGACTGAGCCTCCTTAACTGCACAATCATCTTTCGGATTGATATTTGAAAGGTCACAGGGACCTGGCATCACCAGACCATCATTCCTCTCTGTGCGAACACACTCCTTGAGTCCCTGCCTGCATCCTTAAACAAGCTCCTGACTAGGATGGCCAACCTATTAGGAAAACTGATGAGTATCTGAACATTCAATATTTGTTATTCTGAACTTGAGAAATGATAAATGAGTAAGTGTTACTGATATTGGTGAGGGTGGATTTGGTTCCTATGAGTAGCAGTTCTGACCTCGACCCTCGGGCTGTGCCAAGATACAGAGCCATAGAGGGCCCAGGTGTTCCTGGCCCCAGAGCCCAGGAGTGAAGAACCTGAGTGTCCAGTGCCCAAGAGGGATGAGCCCCTGTCCAGAGCCCTGGAGAGCAGAGCCCAAGCTTCCTGAAGATGAGGGAGAGGTACTCCCTTCCTTGTCGCACTCCTAGGATGAGTGTCCACCACCATAAATGCAGAAGAGAGTCTGCCCCTGAGCTCTGAGGAGCTTCAAGACTTCAGGAGAGAGTCGCCACAAACTGACCTGCTGAGACAGATTTGGGAAGCTGCAGGGCTGTCTTTAGCAAGGATGCTGAGTGATACAGGACTGGACATGGCACCTCTCAGAGGAATAACTCTCCTGGATGACTGGATTGTAcctaaaaatatgaattatgaaCTAGGTTGAAAGTTCTGTCAAATTGGCCACTGCCTACTGGAACCAGTTGAAACCCATATTTTACTTCAGATTGTTTTTCTATATTCCAAAACTGATATGCAATTATGAATTTCAGATATATAGAATATATTTCTGTACTTTAATGATTATCATTAACATGATTAACATATAAActatacataaaaaacagaataatGCTTTTAACTGcagtttattgattttattgaatttaaaattcaaatacatttaatacatgaCATGTCAAGTGTAATTTTAATGATCTCCAAACTCTGATTAAGTAAATCTCTGTTCATCTTTAACTGTCagtgttatgtttttttctcaaGCAGTGTGATTTTCTGAATCTGAAGAACTGCAATTTTTTAACTGTTCATAGTGATGTGGAAGGTTCACTGCACTGTGGTGCGGGAGACCAGGGTTTGAGattcgctgtgtgtgtgttttatgttaatggaatgctttttttgttttgtttttaactatgAAGGATCATATTTGAGGTACACAGTGTGTGAACACTGCCCTGCCAACACATTTTCAGATTGGCACTGCCCTGCCAAATTATTTTATGGCAATGTCACACACAATAGGTTTCCTTTTACTCTTGCTTTTTTATTGAGGGCGAGAAGAATATTACTTGTAtgagttgtatgtgtgtgtgaaaagattCATGtagtatatgatatgatattattattattattattattattattattatatttttgtatgcaGTTTTATGCATTTTCTATATCAGCCTCTTATTTTAAAGTTGTGAATTATTGGGGCAAATAACAAAGAAGAGTGGAACCGCTCCATCTGATGCCGAGTATGAAGAGAAACCTCCATCTATTGGTCTGATAGTTGGCATCACAGTGATTCTAGCAGGAGGAATAGCAGTATCTGTCCTATACAGATTTTAAAAGCTGCCCTGTATGAAAGGTATGATTTGATCagtgaatttgtatttgtactgtATACTATGTTATTAAAGTATTGATATTCTTAATTGCATATTACATATGGTAATTAATCAAgcaatgtattaatgtaatgtgTTTTCGCATCTGTGGCTTGAAAGTATATTTAATAATGAAGcacaatgttaaaataaatagctgTCCAACAATGACAatatctgaaatgcatcaacGTTGAAGACTATGAAATGGGCTTGATTCTCAGAAGAGTGTAAAAATCAagtttatatattaaaacaatattatataaaCAAACCCTTTATTAAAGCTGAATAAGCACAGAAAAATATTTTAGAAGCATTAATTGCAAATATACCCCGTGTGCTTTGAGTATTTTATGTAATATAacctatgtatgtttatatGAACAGTCAGTTGGatgcatatattttttctcttttatcAGATTAAAATCCAGATGTTTTGGATGATCTTCTGGACAGGAATGGAGtaagacaaaaagaaaactcACACGAATTTTGGATTTGAatgcttatttttattattataatttcacaGTTAGACTAGTTTAATACAAGTTAGTCCGTTGCATAACAAATAAGATAAAATGTAGTCTCCTCACCCTCAGTCTATCTTAAAATTTAAGTTGTGTCAGCACTTTGTTTTGATAGTCTAGCTATCCATGCTCCGTTTCAATTagcaaaataacataaaatccaGATGGCTGCTGCAAAGACATAACCTCTGCAATgaatacagagtcttcagccAACAAAAGTACTTTATCTGAAATGTGTGAATCAGTATTTTTAACTAAAGGTCAATGAACTtgcattattaaacaaaaactcTTCATGACACTTCAAGTCTCTAATGCTATGACTTTTCTCATAACTACTAAACCTCAGTGTAGTGAAGAGCCATCAATACTGTACACTGTCATTctgtatagttttttttatttcaggctGTTTTTAGGCTAAATTTATTATGGTTTAAAATGGTTAATGTTGTATAGACTATTATatggttaaaatatatattgtatatttgtgtatacTGACATAAATGCAATCTTTACTTCTGTCCTGTTCCACAGTCTTCATATACTGAACTTGCCTGTTTTTAagacatttttgttattttgccaGTCGAACTTATAGTAATTGTTACAGAAGAAGGCTAAATAGCATATGACAGTGCCTTCAACAGGACCCAGACTTCAGCGATGCGGACCATTTTGGACCTCAACAGAACATTGTGTTGCTTGCTACTAGCTTTACTGCAACAGTAGTGTTTGTACCACAGTCACCATATAATACATCACAGTTTGGACTGCTGCTAGGTTTGTTGATTTCAGGCTACAGGACTTACAACAGTTCCAGATAGTCAGCTGTGAAGTGACAATTATTACCTCTCCATGTGACATGGTggcagctatatatatatatatatatatatatatatatatatatatatatatatatatatatatatatatatatatatttgtgagaATTCactatttgaaaatgttttctttctgaCACGTGAACACGTTTTGTGTGACGCGTGTGTACAAACAGATTTTCTACTTTAGGCGCTACGATGTGATGTAGCGATCATTATAGCTTCGGAAACCATTATTTCGGAAACATTACTTTACATTATGTATCAAGGACatgataatacataataatttaACAATATCTACAACTCTCTAGCTGGCATTACATTAATATGCACCCGCCGCTGCCATATTCTCCCAATTGACTTCTCTCCGCATTTAACGCAAAGAATTACTGACTAAAACACTTCCGCATAAGTGTGATCTTTTGTACAGTCCATCGAAGGGAACAGTGAAGGGACAAACAGCGCGATTAGGATCCTTCACTCGCTCCCTAAGGACCTGGCACAGCACTAAAGATGCCACCGGAGCACTGCCGCCCCGCAAGGCAAGTGTGCGATTCTGCGCAGGCGTAGGAATGTATGCGGATACGAACTAACACCCGGAAGTTTAACAATAACCTAAcgattaaatgaatacataaattaataaacagtgTAGTAGTCcactaatattttaaatgtattttataaaatgtttaagaattgtattttcatttttgttattattttgatatCTCGACGTAAGTGTTTCAACTACCCTTGATGACGCATTTGATTGCAGCTCTGTAGAAAATGGAAATATTCCTTTAGATGGGTTATGTAATTCACTTTTTATACAtgtaacacatttcaaaatgctATGGATTCCGAAACATTGGTAAGCGATGAGTTATTCGTAATAATGGAAAAGAAACTGATTGAGACGGACTCgatgttaattaaatacaaaatggttCCTCATCAGAGGTCCAAAAACTGGAGTCGAAAACAATAGATTAATGTAGTTTAGTcgtatttgttttccttctcaatcattttttgtaataaaccGACCAAAATTAACACGATAATGAATTACGTTAATTTATGTCGACGCAGTTAAACTTCCAAAACGTTTATACCTAttcaaaactaaaactaaaacgaAAGGAAGAGTGTTTGGCGCAGTCTAGACAGACAGCCATATTgagttacatacatacatacatacatacatacatacatgcatacatacatacatgcatacacacttCACCCGGCTGTCGAGTGTAAAATGACAATCGTGTGTGCAGGTTTGGATCACGACCATCTGGTTTTGCTAAGGACACCATTTCTGTAAATACTGTGACATGTTTGAAAACTACTGTCAGTAAGGGTGGACTTGTAAGGTGAAGGCAGCAATAGCAGCCCATGTAAAAGCTTGCCGTTGAATGCCTTCGTAATAAGAGAAACAGCCTGAAATAACGGGATTGCGGGTGCGGGGActtgacatgtattattgtgatcattattttgtatttatttgtgtttgttctttAAACTAGGTGAATATTGTGCTGATTTTAATTTGCAACCCGTTTGCAATGTACCAGGCCTGTGGGCCCGCAGAATACACAGTAGGAGGAGAGTGCTGTCCCATGTGTGGAAAAGGTATAATATTAATGACATTGATTGTAAACAATGTATAATCACCTTTGTTTTATTGTCACTATTAAGAATGTCATATTGAATGATATATACATTTGGTTGAATTATATCTTGCTATTAAATGAAGACGCCATACATTATACTGAACTTCTATGTACTTTCAACTGTTTGTCTTGTCAGGTTTAATTGTGAAGCGTCATTGTACAGCTGACTCCAGTACAACATGCATCCCGTGTTTAAAAGGCACATTTACAGACCAAGCCAATGGGCTCAACAGTTGCTTTCAGTGTCAAACCTGTGATTCAGGTGAGTTTCTGCCTGTTCATAATGAAGgcaatttttttaattgaatataaCTTGTAACATCATACTGCTTTTGattcatgaaaaataaatatgttttaaacctATTTACAAACAAGTGACATTGAAATGAATCCTACCAGTATACGTATATTCAAAGGTTTATTACACATTAATCCCAACATCAGTAACTTAATGCTTAAAATATggaaatattattaatttaaagatatataaaataagtgttttaagaaaaaataaacttgactagttatagttatatatattgtatgtttgCAAATGGAGAATCTGAATTTTACACTTTTTCTCTCAGGGTTGGGACTAAGAATTCTTCACGAATGCACCACGACCAGCAACACGGTGTGCGGTGCTTCCAGTGGATATTACTGCACAGAGAGAGCACAAGATAGAGGGTGTGGCTCAGCTCAGAAACATACTAAGTGTCAACCAGGACAGAGAACTATAAATCAAGGTACAGTTAGAGTCCACAACTGTATTGCCT contains:
- the LOC136713420 gene encoding tumor necrosis factor receptor superfamily member 14 isoform X2 translates to MYQACGPAEYTVGGECCPMCGKGLIVKRHCTADSSTTCIPCLKGTFTDQANGLNSCFQCQTCDSGLGLRILHECTTTSNTVCGASSGYYCTERAQDRGCGSAQKHTKCQPGQRTINQGTDTSDTECEDCPLGTFSTHGRDCTPWTDCALRDEEKIRDGNSTGDVVCQKRPNERRRIFIIIPPCLCLFNVLCTLLYKWKDSRPAVQKRKRPIQESMKGESSDYNIHSNSPLGV
- the LOC136713420 gene encoding tumor necrosis factor receptor superfamily member 14 isoform X1, with protein sequence MDSETLVNIVLILICNPFAMYQACGPAEYTVGGECCPMCGKGLIVKRHCTADSSTTCIPCLKGTFTDQANGLNSCFQCQTCDSGLGLRILHECTTTSNTVCGASSGYYCTERAQDRGCGSAQKHTKCQPGQRTINQGTDTSDTECEDCPLGTFSTHGRDCTPWTDCALRDEEKIRDGNSTGDVVCQKRPNERRRIFIIIPPCLCLFNVLCTLLYKWKDSRPAVQKRKRPIQESMKGESSDYNIHSNSPLGV